In Salvelinus sp. IW2-2015 unplaced genomic scaffold, ASM291031v2 Un_scaffold3190, whole genome shotgun sequence, the genomic stretch CTGCTTCTGATGTCAACATACTTATGTGCATACAATAAAATGCAATATGTTGCAATAGTTGTAATTTACAATGCAAGAGCAATGTGATTATTGTCTGGCATGTATGTTTTAGAAGAACTGTCTAGTCTACTCACAGTTGACAGGCTATTATCACGCCTATGAATAACAAGAGATGGTACATCCGAACCACAACTTCTACTGCCTTCTGAGTGAAGTGGAAATACCTTGCAAAATCGATCATGTATCAAATCCTGTTATGCTCCCCCCGAACTTGAACGTATAACTAGAGAGTAACTACAAGGTGCTGCAGCTACGAGAGCGGGAGTAATAAAGTAAGTCAACATATTTTTTAAGACACATCTAACATGAGTTTCCGATAGAATGATGGTGTCTGCGTACTAAACATTGCTGACTAAATAGCAGGCTTGCGATCGGCGAATGGAACGGCACAAGTCAAGTCAATAGTCTTGGCGAGTCAGTCGCTTGATGTCATCGCAAGAGCCAAATTGTGTGAGCCACCaataatagttgaacagtttgatTAGGCTTATGCATGCTAGGCCCCACACGCCATCTTCCCCCTAAGTAGTAAGCCGCTGAGAGCCAATGTCAGAACCTCCCTTGGGCCCCTTTGGTGTGTTTCGCTCAAATAACAAGCAACACAGAGGTGCGCTGGAAACACCCTTAGCATGATGCATTATACTTTATTGAGACGATTAGCTGTGATATGCGGTATTAGAGGCCCGAATGACCCCAGTAGCCTTGCTGTTTATTACCCCGACGGTTCGCGAAGGTGTTGGCCTTACATACGTATACTAGTAAAGAGCACCGAGGGTCTCACCAAAAAGAATGAATAAGGTGTGCGgagttcaacaacaacaaatgaaatatataattttttagcCCACCATTACAATGAGTGGAAAGAAAATAGTTGGAGTATGCATGAAACCAGTTTCCAAATTGGATAGTATTAGTTTGTGTAAATGCTATTGTATTTCATCTTCCATGCCGCACCTTGAACTACTTCATTCAGATCAATTACCCTAAGACGTACTGTTGGCGGTGATTTTCACAATGTCTCAAAAACACCATCAGCAAGACGAACTCTGTAGGCATAAACGTTTACACTAATAGGTGGGGAGTTTGCTTCCATCTATCTACAGTCGAGGACATTGAGGCCTTGGACTCAATCAAGTTAATTTACCAAGCTGTGAGCCGCGTGAGCATTGTTGGCTGCTGATCAATGTCGACAAAGTCGTAGATACAGTGAGACAGCCAGGTTAAATGGTAGAGAAGTGGTGGTGACAGATTCGGCTAGTAAGAGACTGTCAAAGATGGTAGGGCCTGAAGCCATTAATTAAGTGCTGAGGCCCGGCTGACCTCATCCTGGACAGCCTTAACACCATTCAGGTATGGAAAAGAGGTCTTGAGGTAGCTGTTGCTTTTGAGGTTATCAGCTAGTAGTGTAGTCCACGTATGCATATAGTCTCATGTGAGAACTGTTTCACTCTGATACATGTTGACCTCGCCCACCCACTAGTCATATTGATTCATCCAGAAGTATCCAGGTATATGTGTCGCAAGTGACCGTCTCCGTTTGACTGTGAGAATGTGGAGAGATATCAGGCGAGGCTTTTGGTCTCGGGCGCCATGTCCATGCGAGGCAAGAGGGACGTCACCGGTAGTGAACCACTAGCGGGAAGAGACGAGGCCAGAGCGGAGACGTATGCACACGGCAAGGACGAACCAGGAAACACTCTAGGAGGCTCCGCACATGAATGCCCCCGCTTGCACGATTTCAGCTGCTCCGTGTAACCGAGTACAGCATCTAACTCGGCGAACTTGGAGGGGTGGgcgaaaaaaaagaaagtgtccCCGAGAAATCCCGGGTTGCCCGCCCACCTCGCCAGTCTACGCAGTGCCATAAACACGTACAGCAATTACACGGAGGTGAAGTCCTTGCTCATGATGCATTTCCTGGCGAAAGTCAGACATGCCGACATGTCCACAGTCGTACTTTGGTCCTTCACAGTTGACCAGAAACTTAGTCCGGTCCTCCACCACCAAAGTCAATTGAATGGGTGGGCCGCAATTGTTACAGTTTTTTTGTGTTCCGGCGTGGGAAGTGCAAGATTGAAGGGCAGGCCCGGGACCCTATTTAAAGCCATTttcgtgagagagagaagaaaaagatgtAGGAAGAGTTTTCCGGCCGGGGCTAGAGTGGAGGGAAGAGAGCTTCCGCGGCGTAAACCGCCCATCCAAATACGGTTCAGATGACTGATCACGTTTGGATCCCCACCCTATCAATGGCCCCGCTATTCCGACGGCCGAATCTTCGGAATTGTCTGCCAGGGTCCTCCTTGTATATACGTATCGATTTCGTGTCTCGATTGTCTTGCACTGTACGCTTTGTTAGTAGCTCGCGTCAATTAAGGATATGAGCGGTACGGCCATCTTGTGTTTTAAACAGTCTTTAGATGCCAAGACCGGATGTGAAACGCTCGAGCCCGCCATGCGCACGCTGGCCCACCACTGGCGCCGCGTGGATAAAGACATTCCTGGCCACAGCTAACATCCGGCTCTAATGGGCGAGCAAAATAGGCTCTTGAGAAAGCGACCGCGGTGCTTCTCGCCAGAACGAGCGCTACACGGCGCGCCTGTACATCCAACACTACCTTCCCTGGATCAAACTTGCTTTAGATCTCGATCAGCTATACAGCGCCAACCAGCAAGTCCTGTAGGGCTTTCGCTCCAAGTCAGACCGAACGGTGTCGGAGCAATTGCCAGTCTTCCCTCTGTGACGGAAATGTAACAGTCGGGATGATAAGAATGCCATGTCGATCCAAAATATGTCACGACCGGGAGAGTGGTGTTGATTCGGATTAATCGGCGCCCTGGCCAAGAGCAAATTTATTTTCTATGATTATTGATTCCTAATTTTCGCCTCGTGTCTGTTCCAGGCACCCTTCGTTGAGAAAAGTTGGGAATTATATACAGGGCTTTTGGCGCCCGCGCTCAATCTTTGGTTATCAGACGTTGGAACTATCATATTTCCGGAAAGAGGAAACGGGTTGCACCATGGTCTTTGTCGTTTAAGAAACAGTCGAATTCGTAGATTTGCTAGCTATTGTTTTTGTAGAACTACATTTCCCAGAAGTAAAAAGTGAACCATCAATGACAGGGTCGCCAATGGCCGTTGTTTGAATGCGCCGGGTTCAACAACTGTTGAGCTGCAGAACTCTGGAAATCGTCAAGAGCGTCATCAAACAAACTGGGCCCCCACTAGCGTTCGGCCGAAAAAAACAACGCGGCCGTACTGGGAATCGGTCATCCAACTCCAGAATTTCCATCGGAAAATCGGgaatctttctagagctccgattCTTCCGACCTGAGGATCACTGACGTCCAGTGATTGCGCTCGTATTTTCCGAGTGCCAGTTGATTTGAAACGCGCGCATCATTCACCAATTGATCAATGGATAACATGAGTAGTAGGACATCAAATATCACTTGAAGAATAGTGACAACCTGTTGATCATGAAAATATGTGATTACTGAATGTGCACAACCACAACCATCCATATCAAATGCAGCATTAAAAAAAACTATCATCCCCATTTTCTTCACTCCTCATCATCTTATATCTTATGGTGCATTCAAGAAACTGCGAACTTGGAAAAATAgagtcaaatcatgacgtcagtggtcTTGAAGTCGGAAAGTCGGAGAGACCCATGCTCCCAAAGAGGCCCATGCTCCAAGTTGGAATTCCAATTGGCGGACCTTTCAAAAATGATTTTTCCCAGTTTAAGCTTGTTTTTCCCCAAGTTCAGTTTCATTAATGCATGTGCATCGAGTTCCGAGTTCCCAGATATTTTGAACAAGGCATCTATGGCTTATAAATAATTACGATGCAGTGGGTCATCATAGGCCCAATGTGCTCCATCAGACATGCTTGCTGTGTGGAGGGCCAATATAGGCTAAGCATGCCCACAATAGTTCTAAGGCTCCCACTACGGTATATGGATTCACATGTAGGGACCTTAAGGCATACGCTTTTGGATCTGAGATCGCTACTTGCGGAAGCTTGATCATCAACGTTGCACTCAAGTGCTAGCCGAATTGCAGCAGACTACCAGACAGTCCCATGTGAATGACTGAACGACTAGACACCTGTTCGCGTTTCTCATACATCTGGAAAACAGTAAAGCCGTTCACTGGACTGATGTGGAGAGGTCGCAGACTATACAGTCAGGCATTGGCGAAAGTGTTGCTACTCGGCTCGTTGTTCCACAATGCTAAGCTCTCACTCCGAATGAGGCATTAGAACACATGTTTATGGGCAACTGTTTACCTCTCAGTGAATCCTCTTGTGACTTCTAGTTCCTTCTCACATATCCTTGGCTAGTGGGCCTAGTTGGGGAAAAGAAAAAATAAAGCCAAGGAGCTGTATCCATTTCACCTAAGATGAAAATGGAGGAGCTGCCAGGTTGTTGGGTTTTCCAGGATTCCTTTCAAATTAATCTTAGGACAATGTGGGATGAAAAATTTGAAATTTACGTATCAACTAACCACATCAAtagttatagcaatctggtgcccacGGCACAGTCGGTGATGGTGGCatacgcaaccattggttgaaacatgcaacgtctgagcaggggacgTAACCAGTGTGTCTATCTGGCCTCACCTCCCCTCACAGTTGCAGGAAGCCCccctgcacacacaacacaggtagCCTCTGGCTGGCCCCATGCCAGGGCCAATCAGATCTTCACCACATCCCCCAATATGATGGATGACATGAATTTCCTTTTAAACCTAACAAAATGACAACACATCATCATCGCCTGTCTCTCTACAGACAGAAGAGTAGCTTACAAAGCAGCTTTTGGTCTGACAAGCTGGTACTTTTTTTCTTCACCTTCGGTTTGCCTGCATGTGCTGCTTCTCTTGTTTGTGATGAAGTCACGCTGTACAGTTCCTATCATGGTAGCAGTGTTGTCTATCTTGCTTTCTTCTTCCgctcactctcacacagacacacaccactaaGATAACACATCGTGTTTGCTATAAAATCACCCCTATTATATAATGTAATTTCCCAATTCACATTATTGGAGGATTAAAAAAAACACGTTTGCTCAGATGTGAGCAACTGATCTCCTTTAATGAAGTTTTCTATCACTGTTTGCTGAATCTAAACCACGGGCTACAATGGAGTCTGATTGGTGAGTCTGATGGATTTGCCAGGAGGGAAGGCCATTGTGTTCACTGGCCCTGAAACATGTTGGAAATTTCAGAGATGTTAAAgcagggagatgggagagaaaagCAAGGGAGCTGATGGTTGTCAACCATGAGTACAGCTAGAGGAAACCAAatcactttggaaaatatcgtaaCCTAAAATCGATGAACCCGCCCAGCTGatctttatttttcttcttcttttcaagATCAGAGTTGGTTTGTGAAGGACTCGTCACTCATATgctgagacagacagcaagaaaTTAAGAAGAgtactgagtgagtgagtaataTCTGGTTTGTGCGTATGTACAGTCTGCTGGAGTGTGGTGATGAAAATGTACAGCACATGCCTTTATTTAGATGTCACTATGTATGTGTTTCCTGTTTggcatgtgtgtttgagagaaaagagaggcagGTGTGAAGGTCTGAGTTCTGAGTTTCAGATataaacagggagggagagacagacagagaaggaatgagacagacagaaagagagacgagagagaaagaagagagagaaagagaggcagagagaaaggtaGCAAGAGTGAGCAGGCTCGTTGTACTGGAAAACAGGATGTGGGTCTTCTCTTTTTTGGGCAGCCTGCCCTGTACAGTCTGTACAGTCCCCTTAAGGAAAAGGTTTTAAGCCGAAATCTTCTTCCTCAAACAAACAACAACGGAGGGAgtacaaaggtttctgtaccaaatattaagttctgcttttctgatgtatcaaatacttatgtcatgcaataaaatgcaaattaattacttacaaatcatacaatgtgattttctggatttttgttttagattctgtctctcacagttgaagtgtacctatgatacaaattacagacctctacatgctttgtaagtaggaaaacctgcaaaatcgtcagtgtatcaaatacttgttctccccactgtatatagatatagcCAGTCacctgtaaatatatatttttaaacacaaACAGTTAATTGGTCTGGTATCTTGCCTATCTATACAGTGCACGGAGTGAACAGACAAGAAATCAATATTGATAATCTTTGTCAGTGAGCCAATGGTGGATCCACAGATTATGATTTTTGACAGGCCTATTGTACCAACTGCTGGTGTCAATAACAGACACAAAGGCCTGGAAATagcccttatatatatatatagccctgACCTTGTTACCTTGCTTCTACTGTAAGACCCACTCATAgtgtaacaaaaaaatatatatttttcccataTAAATATGAGAAAAAGTGAGTTGCATAACATTTCAATTGAGAGCTTATttgttaaatgtatttatttcattccatCCCCTTAACTACTCAATTCAGATCAATTACCACAACACTTTGGCTCTCTTTCACAAGTTCAAAGACATCAAGAAACTCTGTAGCATAAACTACACAATAGTGGGATTCTTTCCATCATTACAACTTAGGCCTTGGCCAACAATTAATTACCAAGTGTCCCTCTTTGCTGCTAAGCCAGGTTAATGTAAGGTTGACATTGCTTAAACTGTCAAAGATTAGGCCTAAACATTATTGTTGAGCCTCTCCTGAATAACCATCAGGGATGGAAAAGGTCTTGGACTGTTTTTTGAGTTCTCCTATAGTGTAGTCCACGTGGATGCATATATGTCTGGAACTGTCCTCTGAGGGATACATGTTGACCTCGCCCACCACTGTGGTGTCCTGTCTAACATCCACTGCTTCATCCAGATACAACACTGCctgcttccagtgcgtctccggTTTGAACGGAGATGTGGAGAGAATCAGGGGCTTTTCCTCGCCACCGGGAAAGGTCACCGTGAACCACACGCAGAGCGCGTTCACGGCAGACGAACCGAAACACTCGCACTTGAATGCCCCCTTCACGGATTTCAGCTGCTCCGTGGTAACCGAGTACAGATCTAACTCGGCGAACTTGGAGGGGTGGGAGAGCACGTCCTCTACCGTCACCAAGTTCACGGTGATGTCATTGCTCATGATGCATTTCCTGGCGAAGTCAGACATGCACGACATGTCCACGTCGTACTGGTCCTTCACAGTTGACCAGAAACTTAGCCGGTCCTCCACCACCAAGTCATTGATGGGTGCAATGTACAGTTCGGCCTTGGAAGGCAAAATAAGGCCGCCGGCTTTAAGCCATTTGTCGCGGGCGAAGAGGACAGAATTCAGCATAGATTCGTGAAGCAGCGCGTACCCCATCCACTCGCTTACTATCACGTCCACCTGCTCCGGCAAATCGATTGTCTCCAGAGTCCCTTTAATCACATCGATTATGTCTTCCATCTTGTTGTGTTTAACGATTTTAACAGCTTGATCAGCGATTGAACTAGCCTCCACCGCGTAAACTTTCCTGGCCCCGGCTTGGGCGCAAAATATGCTTAGAACACCGGTTCCTGCCCCGACATCCAACACTACTTTCCCTTGGATCAAACTGCTGTTCCTCAGTATCCCTGTCCTGTACGTGTTCGTCCGGACAGTGTCTGCAATCATTTCCTCGTGAATGGTAACATCGGAATAGCTGTCAAAGTACAGGTTATCCTGCACATTTTTGTCTAATTTCCTTTTCTTTGTGAAGTGGGACATTTCGCTTGCCCTCAGATTCTTGTTATCACGTTGGAACTTCAGTGCATTATACTTCCGGAAAGAGGAAACGGGTTGCACCATGGTCTTTGTCGTTTAAGAAACAGTCGAATTCGTAGATTTGCTAGCTATTTGTTTTTGTAGAACTACATTTCCCAGAAGTAAAAAGTGAACCATCAAATGACAGTGGTCGCAATGCGTTGTTTGATGCCGCGTTCAAACAACTGTGAGCTCAGAACTCGGAAACTCTGACTTCaatgcgttcaaaacaactgggcaCTCGAAAAAAAACAAGCGCCGACTGGGAatcggtcatccaactcagaatttcaCCTCGGAAAATCGGgaatctttctagagctccgatttTCCGACCTGaggatcactgacgtcatgatttgcgCTCGTATTTTTCCGATGTGCCAGTTGATTTGAACGCGGCATCATTCACCGATTGATCAATGGATGACATGAGTAGTAGGACATCAAATATCATCTTGAAGAATAGTGACAAACCTGTTTGATCATGAAAATATGTGACTACTGAATGTGCACAACCACAACCATCCATATCAAATGCAGCATTAAAAAAAACTATCATCCCCATTTTCTTCACTCCTCATCATCTTATATCTTATGGTGCATTCAAGAAAACTGCGAACTTGGAAAAatagaggtcaaatcatgacgtcagtggtcTTGAAGTCGGAAAGTCGGAGAGACCCATGCTCCCAAAGAGGCCCATGCTCCCaagttggaattccaagttggcgGACCTTTCAAAATGATTTTTTCCAGTTTAAGCTTGTTTTTCCCCCCAAGTTTTTCAGTTCTCTTAAATGCATTGTGCAAATTCGAGTTCCGAGTTCCCAGATATTTTGAACAAGGCATTATGGTGCCTTATAAAATAAATTACGATGCAGTGGGCATCATAGGCCCACATGTGCTCCATCAGGACATGCTTTGCTGTGTGGAAGGCCAATTATAGGCTAAAGCATGCCCACAAATAGTTCTAAGCTCTCCACCCCGAAAATGATGGCAGGTAGAACACATGTTTATGGCACTGTTCTCCTCTCAGTGAATCCTCTGTGACTTTCCCAGTTCCTTCCACATATCCTTGGCTAGTGCTAGTTGGAGAATTAGCAGGAGCTGTATTCCATTTCACTAAGATGAAAAGGAGAGAGCTGCCAGGTTGTTGGGTTTTCCAGGATTCCTTTCAAATTAATACTTAGGACAATGTGATGAAAAATTTGaattttacgtatcagctaaccacatcatatgttatagcaatctggtgcccaaCGGCACAGTCGGTgatgtggcacgcaaccattggttgaaacatgcaacgtctgag encodes the following:
- the LOC112075485 gene encoding protein arginine N-methyltransferase 6 — translated: MSHFTKKRKLDKNVQDNLYFDSYSDVTIHEEMIADTVRTNTYRTGILRNSSLIQGKVVLDVGAGTGVLSIFCAQAGARKVYAVEASSIADQAVKIVKHNKMEDIIDVIKGTLETIDLPEQVDVIVSEWMGYALLHESMLNSVLFARDKWLKAGGLILPSKAELYIAPINDLVVEDRLSFWSTVKDQYDVDMSCMSDFARKCIMSNDITVNLVTVEDVLSHPSKFAELDLYSVTTEQLKSVKGAFKCECFGSSAVNALCVWFTVTFPGGEEKPLILSTSPFKPETHWKQAVLYLDEAVDVRQDTTVVGEVNMYPSEDSSRHICIHVDYTIGELKKQSKTFSIPDGYSGEAQQ